In Biomphalaria glabrata chromosome 8, xgBioGlab47.1, whole genome shotgun sequence, the genomic window gacttaaatcattgagAGTCAAATCAAAAGTCTgattaaagtattaaataattatgcaCAACTCATGACTTTATTTATAGACAAAAATATCTTATTTCTAACTGTTACAAACACATCCAGAAATCCTTCTACATCATTGGTAACAAGAATGCCATAAGTaatcaaatatttcaaaactgAATTCATataatttttcagtataaatcTGTTGATCTAATAATATAAGGTAAGCAAATATTCTATTTATATGTGAAATTTACTTTTCATGCcattttcaaactcaaaaaaaaacattgtacaAATGTTTCTTACATATATGTTAAAATAATGAACGGTTCAATGCAAGTGTACTGATAAAACTTATCTACTTACCAAACCAAGCTTCTccagacaaaatataaacaaatgtgtTCCAGTCTTTAGGTATAGGCTGATCCAACTGGGACCCAggtgacattttaaaatcaagatAATAGGCAGGTGTCCTGGTGTAAACTGGTGactgaacaaaagaaaaaaaaagttgtgttcATGTGGTACATTTTATGAACATCTATGATAATGTAAAATGATATGACTAATACTTTTTAACCAGATTATTGTTGACAGCctactagaaaaacaaaaagtgcacAGTGCTAATATCTAGCTATAAGTAaataagctaaacaaaaaaaaatattatttaatctgatttttcaatttttaaaaataataataaggttctcaactcaaaataaattttggttAAGAAATCTAACAACTCTTATTCATATTAAATGGGTTGCTTCAAGTGGCCAAGAAAGCCAATGACTAAAAACAGTTAaaattttaactaataaaaatgactaaaaaaaaaatttgaagaaatgttttagaatatTCAAAGAGCCATAACTGGGAAGATTTATCATttggactattttttttaaaggaaataaaagcagctttaaaaatatatggTCAGCTCTATAGTTCACtaactgccccagacttgctgatctccgtctcgacaggtctgggaaaccaaaaattctcaacctgtatggtgatctgtatgcactacgcaagacagcagggtttctgtccagggcttttgcaagagagaatTTGAGCATCTCAAGCCCACAgtcaaatggagtttgaagatgatgatgacCTTTGACTAGCACAGCATCACAATTGTACCCCATTCACACATTTTGTTCAGCCTAAGTAAACTCTTTATTCTTACAAACCCCATTCACAAGTTATTAACACATTTCAGCAAGTGTGTATCATTGATTCAATATTCAATGGGTGGAAAATTATTGTTGGTTATAAAACTAATGAAATAGTCTGAACAAAGTTTGatattataaaaacaattacTCACTTTGATACCAAAAGCTTCTCCAGCAATGACCTTCACCTGAACACCATTCTTCTCTCCCTTGGGAATATCTTTATCCAACAGCTCCTGATAGGCAGGGGCAATCATTTTATCAGTTTTTCTGAGGTTGATCCAGAGTTGTAAGCCCTTGGCCAAATCCTTCCCAGGCATCTCACAGTGAACAATACCTCTACCAGCAGTCATCCACTGCAAGTTGTtaaggaaataaaatttaaaaatctattcaACTAATTTGTTATACAAGAATCATTTTTTGTGGGGAAAAGGCTCAACTATATTTATTTTGGTAAGAAAAGTTaataagatatagatctatagtcaaATACAGCTATCTTTATCAAGTGCTTATCTGTTACATCCCttaaaagaaattctatcaCACAAGTTTACTTTTGTTTGTTCATGGTTCCATAAGGCTGTTATTGCCGGAAGCAGTAATGGATATAAACACTCCACTACTTATATATAAAATGCTTACAATTGCATTTGTCTCAAAAAGCTTCTGACAAGTTCTTCTCCTGGCCTTTATCTGTGGCTAAGCTATTGAGTCTGGAGAAACTGTTATCACAAACAGGACAAGGTCCAAATGCAAGTAACAGGTGCCTAAACCAGTACTCTTCAGGTAGGAGGAACTCATTAACCTTGTCTGGCTACCCACcaagagaaggaaaactcaaTTAAAATCTCTACAGCCTTGCAGCTATTCCCAAACAAGGGAAAGGCATTGGTGGTCAAAAAAAGTTACACCCTAACAGAGTCTGTGACGCAGCTGATACAAACTGTATCAGCGCTTGCCGTTCCTTTCGACACATCAGCTACATGGAgtgggggaactgctgtgtgggtgacatcgttctgaccataGCCAATGCCAAGGCATTCATCTCGTTATGAGATAATTCATACttcatgactgaaggaggccaatatttTGGGAAAAAATTCAGTTTTACCATCCTATGGGACAAGAAAGCAACAGAAAAAGAAGGACATGTTAACCACTTAATAGCCAGCATTATGGATCCACCtgtatcttttttattttgggtgAAATGTTAAGTCAAGCCTATACAACAGTGTTTGGCATCATATCCAAGAAATGCCTTCCTGTCAATTATGTTATAGCCAAAGCTTTTGAATGGTGAGCATTTTGTCTCCCTCCGCAACGACCTCAAAACAACATCAGAATAGAAAGAGGAACTTTGTATAGAGTGAAACAAGATCGAGATTTAATTATAATGTTGTTATAAGCAAATAAAACATGTCCATCTAGTATACACTGAATAACATTTTGCGAACACATTCTCATGTatgagttacaagcacatgtgaACATAAGATGATAATAGATACAGTAAATCATATTCATAACAATTGTAAATACCACACCTGTAAATCTCCAGCTTTGATTGTTCCTTTGTGTCCTAAAAAATCTTCATGGTTCGTCTCCCCTTCTAGCATGTAAGTTACCTAgagacaaaagaaataaaaaaaaaacaaaggaccCTATGAATGTTTAAACAAACAATTTCATTGTAATAATCTCTACATTGccttttttaaatgaacttttatatctgtttgtttttttaactaatgCAGCTCTGTTCCAAAATATGGTATGATTACCTGAGCTCTTAAGTAATACAGTCAAGAGATCTGtacaacaaaaattattttttctacgaaaaaaatatttatgagtAAAACTTACAGTTTCAAAGCCACGATGAGGATGGTCAGGGAATCCCGCTGGAGCCTTGACTGAGAATTCATCAAGCATTAGAAAAGGGTCAAAATTGCGTAActgaggaagaaaaaaaattcaattaattatgCATAGGCATCTAAATTTGATTAACTTGAGTTTtagaatacatttataaaacataattattattGGTAGTTATTTAGTATTAATTAAAATTGAACCTCTGAGCGACCGATACTTCTTCGAACTCTCGCCCCAGCACCTTCACTTTGTTCAACACTTTCAAATGCCAAGTTGACGGTGCGAGACATTGCTGGTcctttgactagatctataaagaaaCAAGAGAGTAAAAACCAAGCTTCATTATGATGGGCATACTTTAACAACATCTTGACTCTATGTACTATAAtataatctatagatctaaCATTTTAATCTTACATCCGCAAATCCAGATCTAGCTATAAGAGCTTCATCTAatgatctagatatctatactGTACTATACATAGaaagtatataatatagatgtagatctattattacTAAATGATGAGTATGATAGTATATCTATAATTACTTGCAGtgctttgtttttgtaatgtacaggcacctttttcaatgtcgggaaaatatttttacttttcttgtattctaacgttttattaatattaatttattaatagttaaaagttaggcaattcatCACTGAGTATCGGCACCTATTtagttacaaaaaaagcactgattagaTTCTAGTCTATATATCGATGTATCATGTATATAATATTGGCCTATAAAAGCCTATAGACACTATAGATAGGATCTAGTATAGGGCCTACATTCTATATCTAATATCTATAGTTATAGTAATCTGTAGACTGTAATCTAAATCATGCATCTGATTCGAGTAAGTATTATAACCTACTATGACGTCTACTTACAGCTGTCTTCCACGTTGTCTTGACAAGTAGAGAAAAGTGTTGCTAGAACTGTGAAAAATACTTTTGTATTTCCAATTGAAATTCGATTAATCAAATTAATGCGTTCACATTCACTGTTAATTAATGCAGGTAGCAAGTTCAAGTTGTGACTGTTGTGTGTTCGGCTTTTTCGAAGTGAATTACAAGCTTTGAAAAGTCTACTAGCAAACATCTAGACATCGAAAAGCTCTATTTATACTCGCcgaaagttgtttgttttccagTGGAAGGCAAACATATCATACAGATTTATACaagtattctaaaaaaaaatgctttgtaATTGTTGACAAGCTACTTGATGACATATGCAGATTTAAAAATAGACTTCAAAGGTGCGTAACTCAAAAATTACCAAGATTAGTATGGGTTACatccctctaaaaaaaaaaaaaaaagaagttgcgTAGCTGCGAGTGTTTATTTACGTTTCCTATGTTCAAGTTGTGACTGTTGTGTGTTCGGCTTTTTCGAAGTGAATTACAAGCTTTGAAAAGTCTAATAGCAAACATCTAGAAATCGAAAAGCTCTATTTATACTCGCCGAAAGTTGTTTGTCTTCCAGTGGAAGGCAAGCATATCATACAGATTTATACAAGTAttctaaaaaaattgacaaaaaaattgatgaagtcaacaaaagactcacgaacctgcactccgtcattatccatgacaacgtacggtaaaatttgggaaatttgatccagctttaagatgtcaggtgtactgtcaaaaataatagagaaatatttggcttgttttacttgctgtatgatttgtttttttagcgtgatcccccaatattgtaataaatgcattttgtatttgtggagacatgtatgtattcggtctggaacaaaggttagttcgaagcacatgctccctcatgagtggatcgtactttgatagtaattttactaactgtccaggttttcgtctcttgtataatcaaatcttgggccttgttgtccatattgttccctactctcaggcgaacctcaagttccctccaaacaagcgatgactgaatgtgagctctgctggtctcatgtttttctatttttggggataacctccaccactcattgaatccatctttggatttaaatgaagatttggtacttgatcttgttgagaagagtatgcaaaggaagcaaaataaggattctttttttttggcgaataacacatccactttctaagaactttctcgccgtttgaaATTTGCCGGAAAAAAAacaagcctttgaaagctttctagccttttcttttgcttattcttgatgtctatacgcctctctgaattgactgtccatacgctgaattgtttcagatccttgagtgagaaggtgtatgcgaatattatctgtgatgacatcaggccaatctccaGTGTCGatcagtctagagtttattatcctgctttctgtattgtttacactgtctgatggttcagcttcttcagtatgaatttttgaggaatgtactaaagacatgcttgtgtgctgtcctttagtctctagaacctgcggtattgaagtattttcttctttttcatcattcaggatgtcagcttaatcattttttttctggattcaatgataacgtctcatcttgctttgttgcttttaattgttcagttaactcatacccaataacagctcgcctatagtcggtggactctggcaatgatgtgacttgaaattgtcttgatgcttctttagacttaagaaatttaagaaactcaCCTCACTGTGGTCAAAGAAAGTGCTTTATGCGGATGACCTTGTTCTCTTGTCTTGAAATTTtctcgatgcttctttagacttaagaaatttaagaaacgcacctcactgTGGTCAAAGAAATGGCTTTATGCGGATGACCTTGttctctggtcaaccgggaagaaagccgaccaaatacagGCAGGATTAAaagcagacctccaaaccatctcctcttattgcgacaaatgacagattcagacatatgttgccaaaacgacctggtccctgttcagcctagggatcgacattcttaaggcttcattcgagcttcaactcggtgggctgcaactccaacgtgaaaacacgccaaaatatctaagggtaaccctggatagaaagttgtcaatgatccagcacgtccaggaagttgaaagaaaagcctcggagaagttagcgttactaaaaaagctggccagcacaaagtggggttcCAAAGCTTACAAGCTACGCACATTatacttaggggcagtcagatcacaaattgagtacagctatacagttcaagtatatgctagtaaaactgccctcgaatcactcgaccgagtacaatcacaggcactaagcttcatttgtggcacctttcggacaagcccaacaaacgctgatGAAATCTTAACAAGAGTGGCCCCTTTACACTTAAGGAGGGAGATGGTGGTATCAAAATcatctgggctctccactgatagaattcctattagaagaattagtacttgccctccgtggaggagattgccaGCCCCACCaataaacatgtcccttatagggcaagagggagccaccaagaggcgattaacacctgccatactccaaaacttggcatcagctacactaaagtcctacccatcagatgccattttctgctataccgtagggtcggtaatgagggaccccgatagatctggggatggggcccttatagactacacagaccggacagaaccagagatgccgatttctccgtctgagcttaaaagggttttgaggcgccagccagactagtcagtcttgagcattgttcatcattttgtttacgttacagtattacaattaactagttagttaaaaaaaaacattgtagaaaacaaaggttagcttattaaaaaaaaaatattgacattacaatagaattatttccaaaattaaactattaagaataataaagaaatgaataaactaagactattgtttagagctagagtttagaaatatatttgtaaactcaatatctagattaaaccaatggactaaacaatgaagtaaaaaaaggttggcctatcttcttcttgatattacagagcattgatcagtgtagtaacaacatgtaccgtatgtccgaaataaatctagtaaattagattcaaactgttctatagcttacattgtatggaagaaatagtcaaggagatgaaacaaaatagcgacatgattAGTTtgtaaatcgttagttcatgtttaaaatacagtagtttatgtttgctcgtgtccatacaatttgtcgtttttactgaaaagctcagggaaataggaaattaatacacgcTGGGAGAATTTTGGTGCCTCTcaccacttggtgccctgtgcggcccgcaccacccgcacattggtagctacgccactggtcagtgctaaatatatcttgggggccctaagctattgcTTGTGTTGCCAAAATTCGGACATGGTCTTCACAAGCAACTGCGGCAATCAACTGGAGAATAACTGAAGGAGGTCTCATTTGTAAATACATTGGTGAAATGCCTGATTTACTAAAGGGTAAGACTGTGTATCTGCATAGGGTCTCACATTTCAAAAgcatataatttttaacaaattatatgcttattaaatataagaaaatatgggaaataaaatacatttacaagtaggcctactcttgtATTCTTTCCTCATAAATATGACACGTTTGTAgataaatattattaacatttatattgAAACTTGAAAAGGGTAATGGCCTTCACAAAAATACTACCcagggaatatatatatatttagtaatgaTGGTGATGGTGACTATGAAAAAATAAGCTAATGGAAATGTGACTTAATTACAAAGGTCCTAAATTTGTGtgtattttaaatgaaaataaaatatgaattaaaaaaaaaaaagatattaaggcatttttttttcttatttctatttatagCTTTATTAATGGCAAAGGTTTGATTATGAAGACAAAGGATGAGTGCAGTCTTTCACATGACTATGAAAaaccagttgcgacctacatattttgtcacatctaatgcagacaaagctgttgtccgccagaggtctatttaagttttcttatcGCATTCTAGTATTTGGTAAGGGCTTTTCTGTGGGCCTCTAATGTATGTCACATGGCCTTCAggagaactcttttttttttttg contains:
- the LOC106057300 gene encoding pirin-like — translated: MFASRLFKACNSLRKSRTHNSHNLNLLPALINSECERINLINRISIGNTKVFFTVLATLFSTCQDNVEDSYLVKGPAMSRTVNLAFESVEQSEGAGARVRRSIGRSELRNFDPFLMLDEFSVKAPAGFPDHPHRGFETVTYMLEGETNHEDFLGHKGTIKAGDLQWMTAGRGIVHCEMPGKDLAKGLQLWINLRKTDKMIAPAYQELLDKDIPKGEKNGVQVKVIAGEAFGIKSPVYTRTPAYYLDFKMSPGSQLDQPIPKDWNTFVYILSGEAWFGPEEKSQLCKAHHTITFNTDGDSVHVHNKSGQPCHFVVISGQPIREPVVQHGPFVMTTQEEIRQAFNDYRSSKNGFENAATWNSEYTR